The Nicotiana tomentosiformis unplaced genomic scaffold, ASM39032v3 Un00363, whole genome shotgun sequence DNA window ggcctagacccacttcagctacggtGATTTTGAGTTTcttaggtttggcgggctattaccgtcgatttgtggaggggttttcatctatagcagccccgttgaccaggttgacccagaagggtgccctgttAAGATAGTCAAACGAGTgtaaggtgagctttcagaagctcaagactgctttgagtACAGCGCCGGTGTTGGTGTTTCCCACAGGTTCGGGATCTTATTCGGTATATTGTGATACATCCCGTGTttggctcggtgcagtattgatgcaggaggtcAGGCTGATTGCATATGcctcgcggcagttgaaggttcacgagaagaattaccctgtccatgacttagagttggcatccattgttcatgggttgaagatttggaggcactatctttacggcatgtcgtgtgaggttttctcGGATCATCGGAGTTTAtagtacttgttcaaacaaaaggagctcaatttgaggcagaggaggtggttagagctattgaaggattatgatatcaccatcttgtatcatcccgggatgGCCAACGTGGTGGCCCATGCCTTAAGTGGGAagtcagtgagtatgggcagccttgcgtatatacTAGTCGGTGAGAAGCCTCTTGCATTAGATGTTCGGGCTTTGGCCAATctgttcgtgaggttggatatttctgagcccagtcatgttctagcttgtacaatcgctcggtcttcgttgtttgagcgcatcagggagcggcagtatgatgacactcatttgcttgtccttagggacatagTGTGGCATGatgatgccaagcaggttacggttggagatgatagagttttgaggttgcagggtcgtgtttgtgtacctaatgtggatggacttcgtgagttgattctagaAAGGGCCCACAGTTCCCAGTATTCAATTCATCAGGGCGCCgtcaagatgtatcaggacttgcggcaacattattgttggagaaggatgaagaaggatatagttgcatatttagttcggtgtctaaattgtcagcaagtaaagtaccaGCATTAGAgatctggtggtttgcttcagaagatagtgATTtctgagtagaaatgggagcgtatcactatggatttgttgttagactcccacggactcagaggaagtttgatgtcgttttggtcattgtggacaagctgactaagtcagcgcacttcattcctgtggtatTTACCTATTGTTAGGAGtgattggcagagatttacattcgcgagatcgtccgtcttcacggtatgcccgtgtttatcatttctgatcgaggtacgcaattcacctcgcatttttggagggcagtacatcgtgagttgggtacgcgggttgagttgagcacagcgtttcatcctcaaatggatggacagtccgagcgcactattcagatctttgaggatgtgttccgcgcatgtgttatataattcggaggatcgtgggatccgttcttgccccttgcagagtttgcctacaacaacagctaccagtcgagcattcagatggctccctgtgAGGCACATTATGGTAGATAGCGTCGAtcgccggttggatggtttgagccgggggaggctcggtttttgggtacagatttggtacaagatgccttggataaggtcaagattattcaagatcatCATTGAATAATCTAGCCATTGTGGCCCCCAACGTCAGTTCTTACGTTCTTTTTATCCATAAAATCTGACCATTGTGGCCTCCAAATATTAGCACTACAATTAACACGTGAATAACTATTTAGAAAAATAAACATTAGCATTTAATACATGATCATCATTGTCACTAGCACAATGATACCCAGCCATAACATGCAATCAAATACTAACACTAGcctgcaagcctctaagagtatcaaaagaaatatatatattacACCACTTGGTCGGGATAGGGCTCCATT harbors:
- the LOC138904102 gene encoding uncharacterized protein, giving the protein MANVVAHALSGKSVSMGSLAYILVGEKPLALDVRALANLFVRLDISEPSHVLACTIARSSLFERIRERQYDDTHLLVLRDIVWHDDAKQVTVGDDRVLRLQGRVCVPNVDGLRELILERAHSSQYSIHQGAVKMYQDLRQHYCWRRMKKDIVAYLVRCLNCQQVKYQH